The following proteins come from a genomic window of Aquimarina sp. MAR_2010_214:
- a CDS encoding FecR family protein, with the protein MLTEEEKKLLKNKINASVTEYYNKRKKRRLVYYYISVAAAITIMFFSIKYTNTYQNSSALKNYVDVTGTNIDKDGDVKLVLNDKEEVQITEEAPSITYSSSGGEVTVNNSKIVEQSLENTFNTIIVPYGKRIKITLSEGTKVWLNSGSRLTYPVVFNGDKREVHLIGEAIFDVMHNNKQPFYVVTDDYDIKVLGTVFNVSSYSDDDYTSTALERGSVMIKYKGSSFFWKSSMKITPGTLAIYNNKTKKMSSNRVDVTKYMSWRDGKFIFKKQRMDVIVKKLSRYYNVTILIESEELKKQTFSGHLDLKDSVEKVMEVLKQSTDLRYKNENGKFVIN; encoded by the coding sequence ATGCTAACTGAAGAAGAGAAAAAACTTTTAAAAAATAAAATAAATGCGTCTGTTACCGAATATTATAATAAAAGGAAAAAGAGAAGGCTAGTATACTATTATATAAGTGTTGCTGCAGCGATTACAATTATGTTCTTTTCTATTAAGTATACGAATACCTATCAAAACTCTTCAGCATTAAAAAATTATGTTGATGTTACAGGTACTAATATTGATAAAGACGGAGATGTGAAGTTAGTTTTAAATGATAAAGAGGAAGTTCAAATTACAGAAGAAGCACCAAGCATTACGTATTCTAGCTCTGGTGGAGAAGTAACTGTAAATAATTCTAAAATAGTAGAACAATCGTTAGAGAATACGTTTAATACGATTATTGTTCCTTATGGAAAGAGAATCAAAATTACACTTTCTGAAGGCACAAAAGTATGGCTTAATTCGGGTTCTAGACTTACATATCCAGTTGTGTTTAATGGAGATAAAAGAGAAGTTCACCTTATAGGAGAAGCTATTTTTGATGTAATGCATAATAATAAGCAGCCATTCTATGTTGTTACTGATGATTATGATATTAAAGTTTTGGGTACAGTATTTAATGTAAGCAGTTATAGTGATGATGATTATACGAGTACAGCACTAGAAAGAGGTAGTGTAATGATAAAATATAAAGGGAGTTCTTTTTTTTGGAAATCAAGCATGAAAATAACACCAGGAACACTTGCTATATATAATAACAAAACCAAAAAGATGAGTAGTAACAGAGTTGATGTTACTAAATATATGTCATGGCGGGACGGTAAATTTATATTCAAAAAGCAAAGAATGGATGTGATAGTTAAAAAGCTTTCTCGATATTATAATGTTACAATTTTGATAGAGAGTGAAGAACTTAAAAAACAGACTTTTTCTGGACATCTGGATTTAAAAGATAGTGTAGAAAAGGTAATGGAAGTCCTTAAACAATCAACAGATTTGAGATATAAAAATGAAAATGGAAAATTTGTAATTAACTAA
- a CDS encoding RNA polymerase sigma factor, with protein MQSVKTIDSILWTKVKLGDLDAFNQLYDRYIDALYEFGIQHTNDTDYVKDCIHDLFLDIYKYRKKLSDVDNVKYYLFKSLKRKINRKFKSKLSLFSTEEKKNEIRSEYKSIEEIIIQSENSLEIEAKLSIALTSLSSRQRKGLSLKFDEKKSYEEISAIMGISIESVRTLIYRAVKKLRNEI; from the coding sequence ATGCAATCCGTTAAAACTATAGATTCTATATTGTGGACAAAAGTTAAATTAGGGGATTTAGACGCTTTTAATCAACTATATGATAGGTATATAGATGCACTTTATGAATTTGGTATTCAACATACCAACGATACAGACTATGTTAAAGATTGTATCCATGATCTATTTTTAGACATCTATAAATACCGTAAAAAACTTTCTGATGTAGATAATGTAAAATATTATCTTTTTAAATCTTTGAAAAGAAAGATCAATAGAAAATTTAAATCAAAGCTTAGTCTATTCTCAACAGAAGAGAAAAAAAATGAAATTAGATCTGAATACAAATCAATAGAAGAAATTATTATTCAGTCAGAAAATTCCTTAGAAATTGAAGCAAAACTTTCTATTGCTTTAACCTCTCTTTCTAGCAGGCAACGGAAAGGGTTATCCTTAAAATTTGATGAAAAAAAATCATACGAAGAGATTTCTGCAATCATGGGGATTTCTATAGAATCAGTGCGTACACTTATTTACAGGGCAGTGAAAAAATTAAGAAATGAGATTTAG
- a CDS encoding glycoside hydrolase family 3 N-terminal domain-containing protein, whose amino-acid sequence MRISTIITILLSIALLPSCSFRKQEGISSDPIDAKVSKLISSMTLEEKIGQMTQITITALEKEGEPGILDKNKLREAIHKYKIGSILNTPNPGAPKPKRWNAILNEILAETNQTDKKIPIIYGIDAIHGASYTDGAVLFPQQIGMAATWDAELVEKCTAIAAYETRASSIPWVFSPDLDLPRHPAWSRLWESFGEDTYLSSQMAAAMVKGFQGDDVGASDKVATCLKHYIGYGSTTTGKDRTPSIIPERVLRQHDLPIYEKSINAGAKSIMISSGEINGIPVHASKKMITEILKDELDFKGFVVTDWQDIIYLHTRHKVASTMREAVKKSVMAGVDMSMVPDNYSFFEELFSLVSDGEVPMSRIDDAVSRILRVKFELDLFRTPVTDPKDYPDFGSPSSVAMSYIAASQSITLLKNTDKILPISKESKVLITGPTANSMKYLNGGWSYTWQGEKSDEYANDKLTILEAFKNKIGEQNVTYTPGVSIFEEIDIAKSVSLTNNADYIILCLGEHNYTETPGDINDLMITEPQIKLAQALAKLNKPIILILNEGRPRIISQFENDMNAVLQCYLPGNEGARALIDIVYGDINPSGKLPYNYPRYANSLQKYNRKYTESLGDTEQNDDADYQKSYNPQYEFGYGLSYTTFSYKNLNIDKIFMSKEDSIQITIDVQNSGIRTGKEVVQLYLKDMFASITPEVKTLKRFRKIELQPGEIKTVSFMIGIDDLKFVNENNEWVAESGEFEVMIGPLSKKIVLEKELKEP is encoded by the coding sequence ATGAGAATTAGTACGATTATTACGATCCTATTAAGTATAGCTCTATTACCATCCTGCTCATTTAGAAAACAAGAGGGTATTTCTTCTGACCCAATTGATGCCAAAGTATCTAAACTAATATCAAGTATGACTTTGGAGGAAAAAATTGGTCAAATGACTCAAATTACAATCACTGCACTGGAAAAAGAAGGAGAGCCAGGGATACTTGATAAAAATAAATTAAGAGAGGCAATTCATAAGTATAAGATAGGTTCAATACTTAATACACCTAATCCTGGAGCTCCAAAACCAAAAAGGTGGAATGCGATTTTAAATGAGATTTTGGCCGAAACTAATCAAACTGATAAAAAAATTCCGATAATTTATGGAATAGATGCTATTCATGGAGCAAGTTATACAGATGGAGCTGTTTTATTTCCTCAACAAATTGGTATGGCTGCAACATGGGATGCTGAATTGGTAGAAAAATGTACCGCAATTGCAGCTTATGAGACCAGAGCATCTTCAATACCCTGGGTTTTTTCACCTGATCTGGATTTACCTCGACATCCAGCCTGGTCAAGACTATGGGAATCTTTTGGTGAAGATACTTATTTGTCTTCACAAATGGCTGCAGCTATGGTAAAAGGTTTTCAGGGGGATGATGTTGGTGCTTCTGATAAAGTAGCTACCTGCCTTAAACATTATATTGGATATGGTAGTACAACTACAGGAAAAGACAGGACCCCAAGTATTATTCCTGAGAGAGTACTTAGACAGCATGATTTACCAATATATGAGAAAAGTATAAATGCAGGAGCCAAAAGTATTATGATTAGCTCTGGAGAGATTAATGGCATTCCTGTGCATGCTAGTAAAAAAATGATAACAGAAATTCTAAAAGACGAATTAGATTTTAAAGGCTTTGTTGTAACCGATTGGCAAGATATAATTTACTTACATACGCGTCATAAGGTAGCTTCTACTATGCGTGAAGCTGTTAAAAAATCAGTTATGGCAGGAGTTGACATGAGTATGGTGCCAGATAATTACTCATTTTTTGAAGAATTGTTTTCTTTAGTGAGTGATGGTGAAGTACCTATGTCTAGAATTGATGATGCTGTAAGCAGAATTTTGAGAGTCAAATTTGAATTAGATTTATTTAGAACACCAGTTACAGACCCTAAAGATTATCCGGATTTTGGTTCTCCTTCTTCAGTAGCCATGTCGTATATCGCCGCATCCCAGTCTATTACGTTACTAAAAAATACAGATAAAATACTTCCTATTTCTAAAGAAAGTAAGGTGTTAATAACTGGGCCAACTGCGAATAGTATGAAATATCTTAATGGAGGATGGTCATATACATGGCAAGGAGAAAAAAGTGATGAATATGCAAACGATAAGCTTACAATTTTAGAAGCATTTAAAAATAAAATAGGAGAGCAAAATGTAACATATACTCCTGGAGTATCTATTTTTGAAGAGATTGATATTGCCAAATCTGTTTCACTTACTAATAATGCAGATTACATAATTTTATGTTTGGGAGAGCATAATTATACAGAAACTCCTGGAGATATTAACGATTTGATGATCACCGAACCTCAAATCAAATTAGCTCAGGCGTTAGCTAAGCTAAATAAACCGATTATACTAATTCTTAATGAAGGAAGACCAAGAATCATAAGTCAGTTTGAAAATGATATGAATGCTGTTTTACAATGTTATCTCCCTGGAAATGAAGGAGCACGTGCCTTGATCGATATTGTTTATGGAGATATAAACCCAAGTGGGAAATTACCTTATAATTATCCCAGATACGCAAATTCTCTGCAAAAATATAATAGAAAATATACAGAAAGTTTAGGAGATACAGAGCAAAATGATGATGCTGATTATCAAAAGAGTTATAATCCACAGTATGAGTTTGGTTATGGATTATCGTACACAACTTTTAGCTATAAAAATTTGAACATAGATAAAATATTTATGAGTAAAGAAGACTCTATTCAAATAACTATCGATGTTCAAAATAGCGGAATAAGAACAGGGAAGGAAGTAGTACAGCTTTATCTAAAAGATATGTTTGCTAGTATTACACCAGAGGTGAAAACCCTAAAAAGATTTAGAAAAATAGAGCTTCAACCTGGAGAAATAAAAACAGTTTCATTTATGATTGGAATTGATGATTTAAAATTTGTTAATGAAAATAATGAATGGGTTGCAGAAAGCGGGGAATTTGAGGTTATGATTGGACCTCTTTCTAAAAAAATAGTACTGGAAAAAGAGCTAAAAGAACCATGA
- a CDS encoding glycoside hydrolase family 25 protein, translating to MKKITIQLFILLLVLLSCATDKNNLCNSENQRLETDPSISGMDVSHFQGDIKWNDIKKDNVNYVYIKASEGADFIDPKFKSNRAAAKSKCIYRGAYHFYQTSDDPKIQVQNFISAVGQLEPGDLPPVLDLEKLGINAPITIKEYQENTLLWLQMVEKKLGVSPIIYTNLFFGIKYLDHPDFSKYKLWIAEYTKEKPKLPETWKNKGWTFWQRTDLKKLEGIKGKVDYDIFNGDAEAFRKLLKQ from the coding sequence ATGAAAAAAATTACCATTCAACTATTTATACTATTGTTAGTACTACTTTCTTGTGCAACAGATAAAAACAATTTGTGTAATTCAGAAAATCAAAGACTAGAAACAGATCCTTCTATTTCAGGAATGGATGTTTCTCATTTCCAAGGTGATATCAAATGGAATGATATTAAGAAAGATAATGTTAATTATGTTTATATCAAAGCTTCAGAAGGTGCTGATTTCATAGACCCAAAGTTCAAATCTAATCGAGCAGCTGCAAAAAGCAAGTGTATTTACAGAGGAGCTTATCATTTTTATCAAACCAGTGATGACCCCAAAATACAAGTGCAAAATTTTATATCAGCTGTAGGGCAATTAGAGCCTGGAGATTTACCTCCAGTTCTAGATTTAGAAAAACTGGGTATCAATGCTCCTATTACTATAAAAGAATATCAAGAAAACACTTTACTTTGGCTGCAAATGGTAGAAAAAAAATTAGGGGTATCTCCAATTATTTATACTAATCTATTTTTTGGCATTAAGTATCTTGACCATCCCGATTTTTCAAAATATAAATTGTGGATTGCAGAATACACAAAAGAAAAGCCAAAACTTCCCGAAACATGGAAAAATAAAGGTTGGACCTTCTGGCAACGTACTGATCTAAAAAAATTAGAAGGTATTAAAGGCAAAGTAGATTATGATATATTTAATGGAGATGCTGAAGCGTTTAGAAAATTATTAAAACAGTAG
- a CDS encoding serine hydrolase produces MKKLLLLFIVFLISTTNILGQTKTTVDLKKLDEYYAKMVKDWDIPSASIGIVKDGKLIFSGSYGVKENGKNEKPDENTLYAIASNSKAFTATIIGMLVQEGKLNWDDKVKKHLPYFALYDPWVSNEVTIRDILSHRVGLGTFSGDVIWYKANLTSEEIIKRVKHLPKNYDFRSGFGYSNVMYITAGEIIKKVTGKSWGENVKERILNPLGMDRTITSYKKLGTKKNYATPHGRTNDKNIPIDWVDWEEIGAMGGLISSVKDVSKWMIFNLNHGRINQDTLLTKNTRNIIWTPHNNYRVDHTSKNDFNKHFSGYGLGWGLSDYQGRLSVAHTGGFDGMITAVTLIPDENLGVVILTNGMKSPIRAATYHALDQFLGTTSIDWSAKLLEKASNSGKKDTRISKRKEKRELNTKPSVALTKIAGDYMSDIYGKIKISLEKDQLRMKFEHTPDLSATLRHWHHDVWEIVWDKKHAWFSFGTVKFNTDNNLKIKSMDFDVPNDDIFFEELKPYRISK; encoded by the coding sequence ATGAAAAAACTATTGCTGCTATTTATAGTATTCCTAATTTCTACAACGAATATATTGGGTCAAACAAAAACTACTGTTGATCTTAAAAAGCTAGATGAATACTATGCAAAAATGGTAAAAGATTGGGATATTCCTAGTGCTTCTATTGGAATTGTTAAAGATGGAAAACTGATTTTCAGTGGTAGTTACGGAGTAAAAGAGAATGGAAAAAACGAAAAACCAGATGAAAATACTTTATATGCTATCGCATCTAATTCTAAAGCCTTTACTGCTACCATTATTGGGATGCTTGTTCAGGAAGGAAAGCTAAATTGGGATGATAAAGTAAAGAAACATCTCCCTTATTTTGCACTCTATGATCCATGGGTAAGTAATGAAGTTACGATTAGAGATATATTAAGCCATCGTGTTGGACTGGGTACATTTAGTGGTGATGTGATCTGGTATAAAGCAAACCTAACATCAGAAGAAATTATAAAGAGAGTTAAACACCTTCCTAAAAATTATGATTTCAGGTCTGGATTTGGCTATTCTAATGTGATGTATATCACTGCAGGAGAAATTATAAAAAAAGTAACCGGAAAAAGTTGGGGAGAAAATGTAAAAGAACGGATCCTGAACCCTCTGGGAATGGATAGAACCATAACATCTTACAAAAAACTCGGGACAAAGAAAAACTATGCTACTCCTCATGGTCGTACTAATGATAAGAACATCCCTATTGACTGGGTAGATTGGGAAGAAATAGGAGCTATGGGTGGGCTTATTTCTAGTGTAAAAGATGTTTCTAAATGGATGATCTTTAATCTAAACCATGGTCGTATAAATCAAGATACCTTACTTACCAAAAATACCAGAAATATAATCTGGACACCTCATAATAATTATAGAGTAGATCACACTTCAAAAAATGATTTCAATAAGCATTTTAGTGGCTATGGATTAGGATGGGGATTAAGTGATTATCAAGGAAGGCTTAGTGTTGCTCATACAGGAGGGTTTGATGGTATGATTACAGCAGTTACTTTAATTCCTGATGAAAATCTAGGAGTTGTAATACTCACCAATGGTATGAAAAGCCCAATTAGAGCTGCAACTTACCACGCTTTAGATCAATTTTTGGGTACAACATCTATCGATTGGTCTGCCAAACTATTAGAAAAAGCAAGTAACAGTGGTAAAAAAGATACTCGAATCTCTAAAAGAAAAGAAAAAAGAGAACTAAACACCAAACCATCTGTCGCACTAACTAAAATAGCAGGAGATTATATGTCTGATATCTACGGAAAAATTAAAATCTCGTTAGAAAAAGACCAGTTACGCATGAAATTTGAGCACACTCCTGATTTATCTGCCACACTACGACACTGGCATCATGATGTTTGGGAAATTGTATGGGATAAAAAACATGCCTGGTTTAGTTTCGGAACAGTAAAATTTAATACGGATAATAACCTAAAGATAAAAAGTATGGATTTTGATGTTCCTAATGATGATATCTTCTTTGAAGAACTAAAACCATATAGAATTTCTAAATAA
- a CDS encoding thiamine pyrophosphate-dependent enzyme: MLAEKTIAKETLQKAFMTLCTAKSMTELYEENFKTVSKYVHATSRGHEAIQIATAMQLLPQDYAFPYYRDDSMLLGIGMRPYDLMLQLLAKKDDPFSGGRTYYSHPSLRDEDKPKIPHQSSATGMQAIPATGVAMGMQYKELVGIDHVSGNDPDKSEITKPSAMDSGKSEILDAPLVLCSLGDASVTEGEIAEAFQMAALKQLPILYLVQDNGWDISANEEETRAQNAFEYAAGFNGLEAISIDGANFTESYLAIQEVIKTIREERRPILVHAKVPLLNHHTSGVRMEWYRDDLEEARSRDPYPVLRNQLLSSGFTEDEVLAIEAEAKAVVAKDLDEAMKAEDPKPEDLFTHDFAPTPITEEKGERSPVDKEEVVMVDCALFAVEELMKEHKECLLYGQDVGGRLGGVFREAATLAQKFGDERVFNTPIQEAFIVGSTVGMSAVGLKPIVEVQFADYIWPGLNQLFTEVSRSCYLSNGKWPVSMILRVPIGAYGSGGPYHSSSVESVVTNIRGIKIAYPSNGADLKGLMKAAYHDPNPVVILEHKGLYWSKVKGTDAARTIEPSEDYILPFGKANAVQRIWAQEEKETMTIVTYGMGVHWALNATKDMKEVVEVIDLRTLYPLDEETIMESVKKTKKCLVVTEEPTNNSFARALSGKIQEECFRSLDAPVMTIGSENMPAIPLNSTLEQTMIPSTEKVKEKIMELLAY, translated from the coding sequence ATGTTAGCAGAAAAGACCATAGCAAAAGAAACATTACAAAAAGCATTCATGACACTCTGTACCGCTAAGTCGATGACAGAGTTGTATGAAGAAAACTTTAAGACTGTTTCTAAATATGTACATGCGACCTCAAGAGGACATGAAGCAATCCAAATAGCTACAGCAATGCAGTTATTACCTCAGGATTATGCGTTCCCATATTATAGAGATGATTCGATGTTACTGGGAATAGGAATGCGACCTTATGATTTGATGTTGCAATTGTTGGCTAAAAAAGATGATCCATTTTCTGGAGGTAGAACGTATTATTCACACCCTAGTTTACGTGATGAGGATAAACCAAAAATTCCGCACCAATCATCAGCAACAGGAATGCAGGCAATACCTGCAACAGGAGTGGCAATGGGAATGCAATACAAAGAATTGGTAGGGATAGATCATGTTTCTGGAAACGATCCTGACAAGAGTGAGATAACAAAACCATCAGCGATGGATTCCGGCAAGAGTGAGATACTAGATGCACCTCTGGTGCTATGTTCTTTAGGAGATGCTTCGGTAACAGAAGGAGAGATTGCAGAAGCTTTTCAGATGGCTGCTTTAAAGCAGTTGCCGATTTTGTATTTGGTACAGGATAACGGATGGGATATTTCTGCAAATGAAGAGGAAACCCGTGCGCAAAATGCTTTTGAATATGCGGCAGGATTTAATGGATTAGAAGCTATTTCTATCGATGGGGCCAATTTTACCGAAAGTTACCTGGCGATACAAGAAGTAATCAAAACAATTAGAGAAGAAAGAAGACCGATTTTGGTGCATGCCAAAGTGCCTTTATTAAATCATCATACTTCGGGAGTACGAATGGAATGGTACCGTGATGACCTGGAAGAAGCTCGCTCTCGTGATCCATATCCAGTATTAAGAAATCAATTACTTTCATCTGGTTTTACAGAAGATGAGGTATTGGCTATCGAAGCAGAAGCAAAAGCAGTAGTAGCCAAAGATTTGGATGAAGCCATGAAGGCTGAAGATCCAAAGCCAGAGGATCTGTTTACTCATGATTTTGCTCCAACACCAATTACAGAAGAGAAAGGAGAACGATCTCCTGTTGATAAAGAAGAAGTGGTGATGGTGGATTGCGCTCTGTTTGCGGTAGAAGAATTAATGAAAGAGCACAAAGAGTGTTTACTATATGGCCAGGATGTAGGAGGAAGATTAGGAGGTGTTTTTAGAGAAGCGGCTACGTTGGCGCAAAAATTTGGAGATGAGCGTGTATTTAATACTCCTATTCAGGAAGCCTTTATTGTTGGTTCTACTGTTGGGATGTCTGCAGTTGGATTAAAACCTATTGTAGAAGTACAATTTGCCGATTATATCTGGCCTGGGTTAAACCAATTATTTACAGAGGTGAGTAGGTCATGTTATTTGTCTAATGGGAAATGGCCGGTATCGATGATTCTGCGAGTTCCGATTGGAGCATATGGTAGTGGAGGACCTTATCATTCTTCTTCTGTTGAATCTGTAGTAACTAATATTCGAGGTATTAAGATAGCATATCCAAGTAATGGAGCTGATCTTAAAGGATTGATGAAAGCTGCATATCACGACCCAAATCCTGTAGTTATTTTGGAACACAAGGGATTGTATTGGTCCAAAGTAAAAGGAACTGATGCTGCCAGAACTATAGAGCCATCAGAAGATTATATTTTACCTTTTGGGAAAGCTAATGCTGTACAACGCATATGGGCACAAGAAGAAAAAGAGACTATGACTATCGTAACCTACGGAATGGGAGTACATTGGGCTCTTAATGCTACAAAGGATATGAAAGAAGTAGTTGAGGTTATTGATTTACGCACATTATACCCTCTTGATGAGGAAACCATAATGGAATCGGTAAAGAAAACAAAGAAATGCCTTGTTGTAACCGAAGAGCCAACCAATAACTCTTTTGCAAGAGCATTATCAGGTAAGATCCAGGAAGAATGTTTTAGATCTTTGGATGCCCCTGTAATGACAATTGGGTCAGAAAATATGCCAGCTATTCCTTTGAACAGCACACTTGAGCAAACAATGATTCCTTCTACAGAAAAGGTAAAAGAGAAGATAATGGAATTATTAGCATATTGA
- a CDS encoding branched-chain amino acid aminotransferase, whose amino-acid sequence MEQKIKITTTSDSKLKDIDFSTIPLGKAFTDHMFICDYEDGAWQNPRIEPLALIPTHPAAMALHYGQAIFEGMKATVGNDNTPLLFRPEENAKRFNHSAARMGMPSVPEELFVEAVKQIVGIEQGWIPPQDGSALYLRPFMYADEPFIGMRAASSYKFIVICSPAGPFFTKKIRLYAETEYIRAADGGTGEAKAAGNYAAAILPTEKAKAKGYDQVLWLDANEHKYIQEVGTMNIFFKVEGKFITPSTNGSILKGITRDSVITLLKDKGFEVEERPITIDEVIAYSKEGKLEEAFGTGTAVAIAMVEAIGYNEELITLPDTNPVSQDMKDTLDEIKVQKREDKHGWIIPVPVREKVR is encoded by the coding sequence ATGGAGCAAAAAATCAAAATTACAACAACCTCAGATTCAAAATTAAAGGATATTGATTTTTCTACTATTCCTTTGGGAAAAGCCTTTACCGATCATATGTTTATCTGTGATTATGAAGATGGAGCTTGGCAAAACCCACGAATCGAACCGTTAGCATTAATTCCTACGCATCCTGCAGCAATGGCTTTGCATTATGGGCAAGCAATTTTTGAGGGAATGAAAGCAACAGTAGGTAATGATAATACTCCGTTGTTATTTAGACCAGAAGAAAATGCAAAACGATTTAATCATAGTGCAGCAAGAATGGGAATGCCTTCTGTACCCGAAGAGCTTTTTGTAGAGGCAGTAAAGCAGATTGTAGGAATAGAGCAAGGATGGATACCACCACAAGATGGAAGCGCATTGTATTTACGCCCATTTATGTATGCAGATGAACCTTTTATCGGGATGCGAGCAGCATCAAGTTATAAGTTTATTGTAATCTGTTCTCCTGCAGGTCCGTTCTTTACTAAAAAAATCAGATTATATGCTGAAACCGAATATATAAGAGCGGCAGATGGAGGAACAGGAGAAGCAAAAGCAGCAGGAAATTATGCAGCAGCGATTCTACCTACCGAAAAAGCCAAAGCCAAAGGGTATGACCAAGTATTGTGGTTGGATGCCAATGAGCATAAGTATATCCAGGAAGTAGGAACGATGAATATTTTCTTTAAAGTAGAGGGTAAATTTATTACTCCGAGTACCAATGGTTCTATTTTAAAAGGAATTACAAGAGATAGTGTGATCACTTTACTTAAAGATAAAGGTTTTGAGGTAGAAGAACGTCCGATTACGATCGATGAGGTTATTGCATATTCGAAAGAAGGAAAATTAGAAGAGGCTTTTGGGACAGGTACAGCTGTTGCTATCGCTATGGTTGAAGCTATTGGGTATAATGAAGAATTGATCACATTACCCGATACAAACCCAGTAAGCCAGGATATGAAGGATACTTTGGATGAGATTAAAGTTCAGAAAAGAGAAGATAAGCATGGTTGGATTATACCCGTACCTGTTAGAGAGAAAGTAAGATAA
- a CDS encoding dihydrolipoamide acetyltransferase family protein, protein MSTVELKMPKMGESISEATILNWLKNVGDTVEEDETILEVATDKVDSEVPSPCNGVITEIRYQPNEVVEIGQVIAVIDADATSVTLSQKPEKSKTTEKSQKTQEPLANSESRKASNSEFKTLNTGENDGFLSPLIISIAQKENITIEELQSIAGTGVDGRIRKSDVMHYLKNRKYPLPSRPQPQAPKSTYNAPLISFVEGKDRIVEMDRMRKMIADHMVYSKHTSPHVTSYIEVDVTNIVNWRNEVKVKFKEKHGEKLTFTPIFVEAVAKAIQEYPMINVSVDDKKIVVHSDINVGMATALPNGNLIVPVVKNADEKNLLGLAKRVNHLANSARNNALKPDEIQGSTFTISNVGTFGSLMGTPIINQPEVAILALGIIKKRPEVITTEKGDEIAIRSMMYLSLSFDHRVVDGFLGGSFLRKVGDELEAFDINREI, encoded by the coding sequence ATGTCGACAGTAGAATTAAAAATGCCCAAAATGGGTGAAAGTATATCAGAGGCTACCATTCTTAACTGGTTAAAGAATGTAGGTGATACAGTAGAAGAGGATGAGACGATTTTAGAAGTAGCTACAGATAAAGTAGATTCTGAGGTTCCTTCTCCTTGTAATGGAGTGATTACAGAAATACGTTACCAACCTAATGAAGTAGTAGAAATAGGACAGGTAATTGCCGTAATTGATGCAGATGCAACATCTGTAACACTGAGCCAAAAACCTGAAAAGTCAAAAACGACTGAAAAATCACAAAAAACTCAGGAACCATTGGCTAATTCTGAATCAAGAAAAGCAAGTAATTCTGAGTTCAAAACTCTAAATACAGGAGAAAACGATGGTTTTTTATCTCCTTTAATCATTAGTATTGCTCAAAAAGAAAATATAACCATAGAAGAACTACAAAGTATTGCTGGTACAGGAGTAGATGGTCGTATACGTAAGAGTGATGTGATGCATTACCTGAAAAACAGAAAATATCCTTTACCAAGCAGACCACAACCACAAGCACCAAAATCAACTTACAATGCACCTCTAATCTCTTTTGTAGAAGGAAAAGATCGTATTGTAGAAATGGATCGTATGCGAAAAATGATCGCAGATCATATGGTGTATTCTAAGCATACTTCACCTCACGTAACCAGTTATATTGAAGTTGATGTAACTAACATTGTGAATTGGAGAAATGAAGTAAAGGTAAAGTTTAAGGAAAAACATGGAGAGAAATTAACATTCACTCCAATTTTTGTAGAAGCTGTTGCTAAGGCAATTCAGGAATACCCGATGATTAATGTTTCTGTAGATGACAAGAAGATTGTGGTACATAGCGATATTAATGTTGGTATGGCAACTGCACTGCCTAATGGTAATTTAATCGTTCCGGTAGTTAAAAATGCTGATGAGAAAAACTTACTTGGATTAGCTAAACGTGTAAATCACCTAGCTAATAGCGCAAGAAATAATGCCTTAAAACCAGACGAAATACAAGGGAGTACTTTTACTATTTCTAATGTAGGAACCTTTGGTAGTTTAATGGGAACACCAATCATTAATCAACCCGAAGTTGCTATTCTTGCTTTAGGGATTATTAAGAAAAGACCCGAAGTAATTACTACAGAAAAAGGAGACGAAATTGCAATTAGGAGTATGATGTATTTGTCATTGTCTTTTGATCATAGAGTAGTAGATGGGTTTTTAGGAGGGTCATTTTTACGTAAAGTAGGTGATGAATTGGAAGCTTTTGATATAAATAGAGAAATATAA